A single region of the Phaenicophaeus curvirostris isolate KB17595 chromosome 4, BPBGC_Pcur_1.0, whole genome shotgun sequence genome encodes:
- the EXOSC9 gene encoding exosome complex component RRP45 produces MKATPLSNCERRFLLRAIQERKRLDGRQCYDYRNVRISFGVDYGCCIVELGRTRVLAQVSCELVPPKPSRPTEGILFFNLEFSPMAAPGFEPGRQSELLVKLNRLIERCLRHSKCIDTESLCVVAGEKVWQIRLDLHLLNHDGNIIDAASIAGIVALCHFRRPDVSVQGEEVTVYTPEERNPVPLSIHHMPICVSFAFFQQGTYLLVDPSEREECVMDGVLVIAMNKHHEICTIQSSGGIMLVKDQVLRCSKIAAVKVAEITELIQKALENDRKARKEGGKFGFAESIPNEKITTFRMESAAVDTNDVEEQAEEIISKADPPSEVFAQPILHTPGTAQIGEGIENSWGDLEESEGEEAVEEEGESEATTLECQQVEMEDTSSMKETKQDEPIVLSDSEEEEVVILEPQEVPKKTRTQTNTQQENTSKKACNKRRKKKRAAY; encoded by the exons ATGAAGGCGACGCCGCTCTCCAACTGCGAGCGGCGCTTCCTCCTGCGCGCCATCCAGGAGAGGAAG CGCCTGGATGGGCGGCAGTGCTACGATTACCGGAACGTGCGCATCTCCTTCGGCGTTGACTATGGCTGCTGCATCGTGGAGCTGGGGAGGACCAG GGTTCTTGCACAAGTCTCCTGTGAACTCGTTCCCCCTAAGCCGAGTCGGCCTACAGAAGGTATCCTATTCTTTAATCTTGAGTTCTCACCGATGGCCGCACCTGGCTTTGAGCCTGGCAG GCAATCTGAGTTACTGGTGAAACTGAACAGACTGATAGAACGATGCCTGAGACATTCCAAATGCATAGATACTGAATCTCTCTGTGTTGTTGCTGGTGAAAAG GTTTGGCAAATCCGCCTGGACCTGCACCTGTTAAATCACGACGGGAACATCATTGATGCAGCCAGCATAGCAGGAATTGTGGCTCTGTGTCATTTTCGCAGGCCAGATGTGTCTGTGCAAGGAGAGGAAGTAACTGTG TACACTCCTGAGGAACGCAATCCCGTCCCCTTGAGTATCCACCACATGCCTATCTGTGTCAGTTTTGCCTTCTTCCAGCAAGG GACCTATTTATTGGTGGATCCAAGTGAACGTGAGGAGTGTGTAATGGATGGCGTCCTTGTAATCGCCATGAATAAACATCATGAAATTTGTACCATCCAGTCCAGTGGAGGGATTATGCTGGTAAAGGATCAG GTTTTGAGATGCAGTAAAATAGCGGCTGTTAAGGTTGCAGAAATAACAGAACTAATTCAAAAAGCCTTGGAGAACGACCGGAAGGCGAG GAAAGAAGGCGGGAAGTTCGGCTTTGCAGAATCTATTCCGAATGAAAAGATCACCACCTTCAGAATGGAAAGCGCCGCTGTTGATACTAATGATGTGGAAGaacaagcagaagaaatcaTCTCTAAAGCTGACCCTCCCTCAGAAGT TTTTGCCCAACCAATACTGCACACTCCTGGGACAGCCCAAATTGGGGAAGGAATAGAGAATTCCTGGGGAGACCTTGAAGAATCTGAGGGGGAAGAAGCAGTGGAAGAGGAAGGTGAAAGTGAGGCTACTACTTTGGAATGTCAGCAAGTGGAAATGGAAGATACAAGTTCGATGAAAGAAACTAAGCAGG ATGAACCCATTGTACTGTCCGACAGTGAAGAAGAAGAGGTTGTCATTCTGGAACCACAGGAGGTACCAAAAAAAACAAG AACACAGACCAACACACAACAAGAAAATACAAGTAAGAAAGCATgtaacaaaaggagaaaaaagaagagagctGCTTACTAA
- the CCNA2 gene encoding cyclin-A2, whose translation MLAEQENQENIPPGGKAALPAAGPRVALGALRQRPAAPLQAARGGGQRPGPLCGEQPDGGKRPLAIRVDQPEGRKQPLAVRVDQPDAGKQPFSIHVDQPDGGRQPFSIHVDQPDGGKRPFSIHVDQPDGGKHSFAIHVGERDGGKQPCSIHVDKPKQQQPFSIHVDEPEGGKQSFSIHVDEPEQRRRRPRRDSPVAQKDEELGLRAAVCALGERRPLATLSTTVDMSFDSPSIMDISITPEEEEEEEEEEEEKKPNVNNVPDYINDIHTYLREMEVKCKPKAGYMKKQPDITNNMRAILVDWLVEVGEEYKLQNETLHLAVNYIDRFLSSMSVLRGKLQLVGTAAMLLASKFEEIYPPEVAEFVYITDDTYTKKQVLRMEHLILKVLSFDLAAPTINQFLTQYFLHEQTNTKVESLSMYLGELSLIDADPYLKYLPSVIAAAAFHLAGYTITGQTWPESLCKVTGYTLEDIKPCLMDLHQTYLKAAQHTQQSIREKYKSTKYHGVSLIDPPETLNLS comes from the exons ATGCTGGCGGAGCAGGAGAACCAGGAGAACATCCCCCCCGGCGGCAAAGCGGCGCTGCCCGCGGCCGGGCCTCGCGTGGCGCTGGGGGCGCTGAGGCAGCGGCCCGCGGCCCCGCTGCAG gcggcgcggggcggcgggcagCGGCCCGGCCCCCTCTGTGGGGAGCAGCCGGACGGCGGGAAGCGGCCCTTAGCCATCCGTGTGGACCAGCCGGAGGGGAGGAAGCAGCCATTAGCCGTCCGTGTGGATCAGCCCGACGCGGGGAAGCAGCCCTTCAGCATCCATGTGGACCAGCCCGACGGGGGGAGGCAGCCCTTTAGCATCCATGTGGACCAGCCTGATGGTGGCAAGCGGCCCTTCAGCATCCATGTGGACCAGCCTGACGGTGGGAAGCACTCCTTTGCCATCCATGTGGGTGAGCGGGATGGCGggaagcagccctgcagcatccATGTGGATAAGCcgaagcagcagcagcccttcAGCATCCATGTGGACGAGCCAGAGGGTGGGAAACAGTCCTTCAGCATCCATGTGGATGAGCCCGAGCAGCGGCGGCGGAGGCCCCGGCGGGACAGCCCGGTGGCACAGAAGGatgaggagctggggctgcgcGCTGCCGTCTGTGCCCTCGGAGAGCGGCGGCCCTTGGCCACCCTGAGCACCACCGTGGATATGAGCTTCG ATTCTCCAAGTATTATGGATATTTCAATAACccctgaagaagaagaagaagaagaggaggaggaggaggagaaaaaaccaAATGTTAACAATGTGCCCGACTACATCAATGATATCCATACATACCTTAGGGAAATGGAG GTGAAATGCAAGCCTAAAGCAGGTTACATGAAGAAGCAACCTGATATCACAAACAACATGCGAGCTATTCTTGTGGACTGGCTGGTGGAAGTTGGAGAAGAGTACAAATTACAGAATGAAACCCTGCACTTAGCTGTAAATTACATTGATAGGTTTCTTTCTTCAATGTCTGTTTTGAGAGGAAAACTCCAGCTTGTGGGTACTGCAGCTATGCTGCTTGCATC GAAGTTTGAAGAAATCTACCCTCCCGAAGTAGCGGAGTTTGTGTACATCACAGATGACACCTATACCAAGAAGCAAGTTCTAAGGATGGAGCACTTAATTTTGAAGGTTTTGTCATTTGACTTGGCAGCTCCAACAATCAACCAGTTCCTCACTCAGTATTTCCTACATGAGCAGACAAACACTAAAGTGGAGAGCCTGTCAATG TACCTCGGGGAGCTGAGTTTAATTGACGCTGATCCGTACCTGAAATACTTGCCATCAGTTattgctgctgcagcatttcATCTAGCCGGCTACACAATCACTGGACAAACCTGG CCTGAATCCCTGTGCAAAGTAACGGGCTACACCCTTGAAGACATCAAGCCTTGCCTCATGGACCTACACCAGACCTACCTCAAAGCAGCGCAGCACACACAACAGTCCATAAGGGAAAAGTACAAGAGCACAAA GTATCACGGAGTATCGCTTATTGACCCGCCAGAAACACTAAACTTATCATAG